TGATAATGATGCCAGGTTGTCTCTGCACTAAAAATACCATAACCTGACTCCAAACTACAGGGTCTAAATCACCTTCAAAACCCAAGATAGGTATTTTTCCCATCCCCATAGGCTGAAATGAATTAGAAAAGGAACTGATgctatcaaagaaaaataaaaccagcTCTGAAATTCAAGCCACAATGCGGGAGAAatagatttcttaaaaataaacctGGCTCATTGCTGTTCCCAAAATTTACAATTGCAGTGGACCAGAGGATTTCACTAGTACACAGGTTGAATtagatttctttaatttgattcaAGGTATAACCGTATACATTAGATACAAGAATATCAGCTGGACAGCCCACAAGAAGTTTTACACTGAGCTAccataaactgaaaaaaaaataaaaaaagcacagGCGAAGCCAGGCAGGTTCTCAACTGTTATCTTGACAAAATCTGGACTTCCAACTTGGTTCCCATCTTTCTGtacaatatttgttttcaacTCCTACCACATCCTTCCACCCAAAAAATAGTATAAGGAACATAAAAGGATGTGAAATGCACGAATGGTAGTAGCTTTGCACTCCAAGTATAATAAATCTACAGTCTATCTAGCAGTTACATACTTGAATGTGAGGAGCTGATGAATATAGGTCTCAGAAGGTAACCTTCTTGGAATAATCAAAATCTTCATCCATGGAATAGTTTGCACACGAATTCGGGTCAACAAAGCTGGCAGGAAATCAAACTGAGTTACTGACTTCAGTGGAATATATAGCTGCCAGGTAAAGAGCTTCACAGACAAAAGTGGAATAACTTGCACGTGCTGCCAAATTTCCATACTCTAGTCCTCCCGTGTCTAAGCCAACTACTTACTTGCCATAGGAACTCTGAAACCAAACTCCCAGGCCATTTCCAAGAAATTAACCCTGCCCTTCATGCTTCCGAAACATCTGACCTACTGGAATCATTTGTCCAGGAATCATTTGTCCAGAGTTCATTTATGAATGATGCCTTGGGAGGTAGAATACTGAGAAAGATTTTTCTGATGAAGGATTCGTGCATAGTTAGACTTTAGATTCCATTGGTATGGCCACGAATTGACAAGTTTGGATTCAGGTCCAGGGATGGCTTCAATTTCATATGATCCCTTAAGAGCTGCTGGGACACACGATCAGCTAAAACAGGGTGCCCATCATAGAGTTCAGGCCATCCCAACTGATTTCCAGGATTGCTGTTTTCCGATGAAATTATTTCCCGGAAAACACAAGAGGCTTGTGACATACCTCGAAATAGGTCAGGCTTTGGTTCCTGATAAAGGTTGTTGTTATTGGGATAGAAACTACTTTGGGACCCAGGGATCATTCCCTTGCTTTCTTGCAAGTATGTTATGCGCTGCTTTGCATGATGAAATGGGATGGCACCACAACCACCAGTGAGAGGCGTGGATGAACCAGATGCAGTATGAGGGCTAGATATAGGAGATGGAGACATCCTTCCACTCAAATTCTGTGGGGATCTTGAAAATAGATGAGGGCTCCCGATAGGAGACACCGGGCATGATGAGTTCTTCGTATGGGCATCACTGGAATaggaaaaacatcaaattaaaagaaagaaatattttttagtataaaaacaagaaccagatatttatttttaacacaacaAATTTTGTCGCAACATAAACCAACTAGTTGCACATTTAGATCTTCACACTTGATTCTGCAGACTAAGCAGTCTTAAGCTAAAGCACAAGGATTTCTCCCCTCAATACAGCAAATACTACATGGaacttcaaattttaaatgtaagttTGGGCAACGGAGCAAAATGTTAACAAGTACAGAGCAGAACCAATGAAAGAAGTCTTCACAAAAAATGTTATTGAAGAGCCAAGAACACAAGGCAGTTTATTGCTTCTTGTTGAACAAAGTAATAATAACAGccaaccaagaaaaaaagaaagtaataaCACCATCAAACTAATTTCATGCAAGTTGTGGGTGAAGATGACTAGAAAAGggtgtatttttaatactgatcTCCTTCAATACTGCTCTCATAGCAAGAGATTGCTTTTGAAACATGATATCTGACATAATATTTTTCTGTGCCCTGATGAAAAACCTATGTGCCTTTAGCTGAAATGCAATGTGCAATATCAGTCCATCTTTAGACAAGACAAGTACACATGCCAGTAATCCTAGCAACACATAAGACAAACTTCGCCATACGTGTTCCTGAATATGCAATGAAGCGAGAGAAAAAATAAGTGCGAGAGCACACGTGTGTGAGTGAGTGTGTGGGTGGGGGGGTgatgagggagggagggagaagaGACCTGATCCCTGAACCAATTTTTGTGGCTCTAGATTGATGCATAGAAATCCCTTCTGAGTCAAAGCCTGAAACATTTCTTGCAGGTCCAATTCCCTATTAAAAGTTCCCCGATTCAACTCATTAGTCAATTCAAGCAACATCATCAAAGCCACAACAGACATGTCAGGCAAAGTGCAAGGAATTATTCCGTGTTGTgtcatgaagaaaacaaaatacatcatgGTAGCATTAGCAAGCAATACCAATGTGAAATCAGACAACCACATATGCTAGCCATCTAAGGTGGCGTGCATAAAACTAAACATATAACAACTCCCAATTAACACATTCATCCAGTCATTTACCAAAATGAAGTACCATGAGTTTGGGATGCTTATTATCATAGCTTTTGTTCTGCTCTGTTTCTTAGTTTGGAGGATGACCTATTCTCCTACCTGTCTCtgtatattttcttcttttcatcagatgaaatcttttgttttctaaaaaaatattatagtatgATTAACAGTAGTGAATAACTTCTTATCTCATATAATCTGCAAGAAAAATTGCAATATTCAATATCATTAGACACACCAAGAAAAAATCCTAGTACCATTGATCTTCCTGAATTCATAATTGCAGGCAGTTCTTCTGAAAGCTCTGGGGACAAAAACGGCCTCTCCATCGGAGCAACATTGTTCACAAAAGGGTGCTccaaaagttgagcagctgtaGGGCGATGTGATGGGTTCCGTTGCAAACACTGCCTCACAAAGTCCTTTCCATCATCTGACAGATCATCAGGAATCTCTGGAAGTTCCTTGCTATTTCCAATCTTAAACATAGCAGGAACCTTTAcaggaagaaagaaaagtaaaatgaGGGTAAGAAATAAAGTCAAACAAATCATACTTCTAGTTTAACACAATCTCACCATGACACACATTATGATTTTCAAGCAGTGCCATTCAAACtgcaaaacaaattacaaaactaaaaaatttattgtactTTAATTTTACAAACCCCTTCATATTGGCTCCAAGGTGGTTTTGTTGTTGCCATCTCCAAAACAGTGCACCCAAGGCTCCATATATCAACAGCAAGATTACaaccatttgaattttttatcacctgaaacaattaatttattcaaGAAATGCATTACTTGAAAGCATcacaaagaaatataaaatcagAATGTGACAATACACCAAGGCTGACCTCAGGTGCCATCCAGTAAGGGCTTCCTCTGAATGATAATGGACAAGACTGCCCAGATATCTGTAGATCAATTGATTAAAATGGGTTACAACGCATTGCCTACAGGTTAATAAGCATGACTAAATTTTCATCTTGCATCtaactaaactaaaaagataGCAGTTATAGAGAACTAATTTAATTTGGTCGCATAACCAACAGAATTTAGCATTTGTTCAAAACCAGTGGCAATAACAGTCAACATATTTTCCCAGGTTTGAATAActagagagaagaaaattccAGAGGAATATCCTTACATGCTTTGCCATCCCAAAATCTGCCAGTTTAACACGACCCGTGGGATCCACCAGAATATTAGCCCCTTTAATGTCTCTGAACACGATTAAAACTTATGAAATAGGCATGATAATGTTTATAAGTGATTAGAGTAAGTTGTGGTTCCCTATCAAAAACATGAGATAGCAAAATAATAAGGCTCACCTGTGGACAGTTTTTTTAGCATGCAAATAAGCAAGCCCGCACAGGATTTGTTGAGTATAGCTACGAATAGCTTTTTGACCAAATTGGCCATATTCTTGAAGCAGTTTATAGATGGAGCCACCAGAGACATACtccaagtatatatataatttgtcatCCACctgataagaaataaaaaaccaattcagCTAACAAAAATCTAAGCCATGGATTTCTATTCATAAATCTGTGGGAACTTTATGCTAATAAAGTATCTAATGACAACACTCTACCATGATTCAACTAATGATAATGCAATTATATAAATCATCAGCAATTAAATCCCCACAAAATTCAAGAAGCGGTCTACTTAGAAGTACTGCAAGTCGGCAACATATATGAGTCTCAGTGGTTTGGAATGAACATACACGTGCAATATTTTGACTATATTAGGATGAAATTATTTCAGAAAGTAAAAATCTAAAAGGAGAAAACATTAACTTGTATGAAAAATGTTACCGTTTCAGATCCATAGTACTGCACTATATTAGGATGATGTAAGCGACTCAGAAGCACAATTTCCTGCACGTATCGTGAATAACTTAAAATCTTCCTCAAAATTTCCCAGAGAAGAACCAGCTCTAAATTAACAACTATGCATATCAATGCATAACCTTATATTCTTCAAACTATAAACTgcctaaaaaaacagaaaaataaaaattacctgTCCCAGCTGCTGTGCGCTTTCCTTTGATTTTGCATCATCTGAAAATAGAGCTACCTCCTTCATTGCACACATCTCACCTCTTTCTCTAAGGCCCAAACAACAAAATCAGATAAGACATGCAAAATGCATAAATAATGTGCATGGCAAATGGTTGATAACTCAGTTCAGTATGGTGTCGGATTTGTGTTCAAGAATATCAGTGAATCTCCTCTTTAATTATGAAGTGAAATGATATTAACATTAGACTTGAATGCATGATAACAATAACAAGGATAGCAATAATGATGACAATTGCAAATAAGGACTCTTTAAGGTATGAAGGAGGTTCTGTTGCAAACAAGTCACTCGAGTAGGACGCAGAATGAGTTAAAAGAGGGTGTGAGCGGTGAGACAAAGAGGAGACAGATGTTTAGCTCAAATGTTAAGTAAAAGATGGATTAAAATGTCACTTGATGCATCACAATGAtgaaagaaacatgaaaaatcaAGTCCTGCTTTACAGAGGTTAATGGATTAGCAGAGtaaaacaaaaagttttaaaatgcAATGGTCATAACTAATCCAAAACAATGTCAACTCAACTCCATTTAGTCTCAATCTCAATCTCAATCAAGCTGTATGCCTAAATTGATCTGCTTCCCCCACCCAGTTATTTATGGATTAAACTTTCTAGAGTTTTTTATGATGCTAAATCACCCATGTCTATGCAATAAAACATTTAGCAAATAACCTTTGCACAGACCTGTTAAACCCGAGATATACATCTCCAAAACTGCCTCTCCCAAGCATACGACCCTTCTGCCAGCGTGTACCAGAACTTGTTGGGTTCTCCATCCTACTAGGACTTCGAGGCACTGAAGGAGATGTTGAGGCGGAATAGGTAGGAGAAAAGGGATGGTTGTTGGAGATTGTTATCGGTGGAAGGGGCAAGCGGTGACTTTGTTGCTTTCCATCATCTGGCCGGCTTGTAGGCGACTCTATGGTAACCCCAGCAGCTCGTGGGTGCAGAGGAGTGACAGCACCACTATGTATTCTGGAGCTGGGACCTGGGCTAGTCATTCTGGGGCTAGGTAATGGAGAACACTCAGGGCTGCATCTACTGTTTGGCCAAAGAAGCTGTCCTGACATATCTCCACCTATTGAGTTCTGCCCAGAATTATAGCCTGAACCTGGACTTGAGCACTGTCCAGATCCTAGTACACCAATATCTGAGTAAGTTTTTCCTGCCCAGAAACCATTGTTGATAACTTGCTCAGTGCCAAATGCTCTCATTGGGCTTCTAGAAGGACTTGACATTGAGCTGTCTGGAGCACTAAAGAATGCTACTCGATGAGGAATCTGTAAATTTTGCACTTGAGAGCTAAAAATTGCCCGTTTTGGTGGTGTAGACAAAGTCTGATTATTTACAGGTAAATTAGCATGTTTCAGAGTTTCTCTTGAGTTCTTTCTATTTATGATAGGGGATTGATCCTGTCGCATCATGCTTCAGCAGACATAAAGACAAATTTTGTCAGAGACAAGACAAAACCTGGAAAGACACTTTAAAACTTTCAATGGAACGCATGGAAGCTCACCTTGGAGGGCTGTTCACAGCAGTTCTGTTCCCATTTTCATAGTCCGATGTGAGAGGACTAAGGACACGTGAGTCAGACAGATCATCACTATCTATGGAACTATCACTGGACACAGAGGCAGTGGCTAAATCCCCTGCTGTATCTGCTTGGTCCAGTCTATTAAGGACATGTCCTGGTCTCGGAAGGGGCAAAAGATGCAATGGTTTGCCCCTTCCATCCAATCCTGGTTTCACTGAAGCACCAATTCCAGAATCACTGCGCCTAATTTTAGTATGAGGCACCCCTGGAAGTGGAAGTGGTTGAGCCTGAGGCCTTTCAGAAAAACTTTGACAACGTGATACGTGTGTGGAGGGAGATGGTGATCTTGATGGAACGCGGGACAAAGAAACCCTTTCTGAAAGAGTATCTTTACAGCATCTCCGAGATCCTCCTGATCTATTGTTGCTCTTTTCCTTTGATGTAATCTTCAATTTCCTATTTATTGTATCAATGAAACTTTCCTtgtttgctttcttcttttcctctttggATGAAGACTTCCCCCACCATGACCGCATGTTTACTTTTAACACTTAATGAAAATGACCACAAATCCTAGCGTAAGATCAACCCCTTGATCAGCAACACACTCTCACGTTTACACCAACTTAGTTGCCATGAATGCAACAAATCGATTTAAAACAATTgcattttctgaaaaaaaatctccataATAGGAGCACAGAAAATGGCACAACTCGGGAATGTCAACCTGGTCAGTGTGAATATAAACTTGTATTAGTGTTTCTTGATAAGCTGCTAAGCAAAGTACGTACTCAAGCACAACATCAGAACTAAAATcacattgaaaaagaaaaacagaacgCACAGGATTCCGTCATCACTATACCTAAATAGCATGGTGAAAATTTCTCATTTGTTTGTGGCATCTAACttcatgataaaaaatgtgGGCATGATGACTTTTTCATGCACTCTTATACATTAACAGTTACAACGATTTTGATGATTTAACTATTAGCTTGACAATAACCTTGATGAGTTGATTCCAAGGTCAACAATAAACTCTTCTCGACACAATGGTTATATCACTTGCATTACTTGCAATTCCATTTGTGTGCTCCTTTACAAGTGGAGACAATCAGCTTGACCCATCATTTTATCCACTAACTCATGTCTAGTCCACactggcaaaaaaaaaaaatcaattccaatGCTAGTATAGTCCACTTCAGGACAAATTCAACaacccaaaacaaaaacccaagTAACTGTCGACACCATCTGTACACTACTATAAAGACCCTGGCATGCACTCAGCAATTGTTATTGAATTAGATCCATTCTTCAATACcccaattttcaaaacaaaccaaCAAAACATCCTCAACCTTAGCAACCCAAAACATAATCTATCAACACCAGATCTAAATGCCCTTACTTTTTTTAACATCACACActaacaaaactaaaattaaagacaaaaaatctcaaagagcaaaataaacaaaatagtcATGCTTAAAATTAAAGACCCATCTCCAAATTCACTGGTAAGATACATTCAAACACTTGAAACATCAAAATTCACCTAAAAGATTGAATCTTTTTAATCTAAGaggaaaaaatagaagaaattgaAGCTCAAAGTAGCAAGGCAAAAGTTTTAGTCTTTCACTTACAGTGTAAGTGAAGATGCATCTACAGAGCTCAAAACAGAAGTGTCAGTTTGCTTCAgacaagaaaaggaagaagagaagagaagctaAAACGTCACAGAATCAAAGAAATgtagagagaaaaacaaaagcttattttaaagagagagagtgtgttcTTCagggagaaagagaaagaaaaaaagaaattatggtGAAAAGGGAAGACCACTGTAGACTAGTGATGTATGATTAGTAACCTGGCACTTAAAATCACGACCGTTCTTGACTTTTATTGACTATCATGATGCAATCTTTTTTGATTAGGTCAATTATGGGGTGAGGGATGCACGGAGTTTCTGTGGTATTTGATGCCTGtgattataagttttttttttatttctttatatgcTATTTTTAACGGCTTGCTCCATTTATTCCCATTGTCATGCTTTACGCCATCGGGTTTTCTTTTGGAAgattctttttctgttttttaacccttttttttgtgtgtgtgattttgtttttttgtcaagtattttttttaattttactacaagattgttatttttttttaatgattttcgcATGTGAAGGTTATATGTGATGTtgtttgtatttgaaaaaaataataattttatttttattatagacttgaattttttttttagattaatataaaagttcaaaattaacttgttcgtcctttgattaattttactgATTCTGAAAGTAACGATTATGTAAGTTTCTAatggctataaaatttataacactcaaattagtaatatttaaaaagtaaacccAGTACAAACTTGAATTTTGATAGTTAAGGAGGAAGTATAAAGTTATAAttgttgagttaatttttttctgatttattattcttatataaaaaaaatatatatatgtgagatGAGAAGACTAGAAGATGTTCTCTCAATAATTGCTAAGAAAAAGTGAAGATTAGAAGTTGTTCTTTTGTTAGGAAAAACCCCTTTCCCATTAGTGATAAAGATTAGAAGTTGTTCTTCCAATAAttggcaaaaacaaaaacgtACTAATTACggctgattttattttaattcctaaaattttatttgagattggaTCTATTCAACTAGGGTAATCGATACAAAcatcaatattcttttttttttttcttgataaacattagctgtatttttttatatacaagtaTTTAGCTGGGAATGTGTTTAAAAtcgtcttttttaaaaaaattaaattttttatttaaaattattttaatatatttttaaataaaaagtatttttttaaaaaaataattattaccaaaaAGATAAATAAGTGTGATGTGATGATAAAATTACATGGAATTAGGGTAGAAAAAGGTAAGAGGAATTATATGCTGTCCACCAAGCCAACAGTTCATGTATAATTATCACCAACCATGAGTTACTAGATCCACCAGAACTTATCTTTATTGAAACATAACAGACAAGTTGCTCAATAATACCTTGTTTGCCAACTTACTgtatagttttttcaaaaaaataaaacggtcctacaataatattattctgTAGAAAAGAGTTTTACAAGGGAGAAGAAAACCTCAAGATTCATGGGGCCGcctttcaaatttcaattgcATTTACTGAAATGATTGTCTTTTACAGGTGAAACATTAATTATctatcatgttaaaaaagaagaacacgaagaaattttcaattcattccactgattaatgaaaaaaaaccctcaaaatcattattatgttttgtaaaGGAAGATCAAAGTGTTATTAGTGGAAGAAACAGAGgataaaaagaaacatgttGCAAGAGAGATTCTTGTAAAGTTCTAGGACAACAGAATAGCTAGGTAAATTGTTgtgatttcaaaattttaaataaaacagaaaTATCATATCATTTATCTTCTTTAATCTCCTCTTGATTTTCATACACTTAACGGCTACTAGTttgttttattggtttattattCAGCTCCATATTTTCCTATACATGCCTCCGGGTAGTGTCCGAACATTTAGATTAGCAaagataatttgaaatttgCAAGGTGACATTGAACTAGAGTTTGTTTGGGAACgcaatgtaaattatattttttaaaattttatattttttttgttaatttttttttttattgttttgatatgctgatatcaaaaataattttaaaaaaataaaaaatatatattattttgatgtatttttaagcaaaaagtACTTTGAACCACAACCGttaccacaatctcaaacaaacctTTAGTAAATGAATCAGCAAATTGATCTCTACCTGAGATAAACTAAACATTAAGTTGTTTTCTTCGAACTTGGTCATGCACGTAATGGAaatcaatctcaatatattttgtAATAGCATGAAACATAGAATTAGAATTGAAGAATGGGACACCAATATTGTCACATCATAACACTAATTATTGAGGAATCTTAAGGCTAGTTTCATCTAAAACATATTGCAACCATTATATTTATGAAGTTGCATTTGCAAATGACTTATATTCAACTTTGGTACTACTATAGGCATTTAAGGGTTGTTGCATGCATTGCCAAGAAAATAAGGTTGTTACCCATAAAAATGTAATATACACCTACTGATTGACAATAATCTAAATTAGTAAACCAATCAAAGTATGAAAAGgcttgaattataaaattagatgatTTGTTAAGGAACAAACCCATTGATATGGTATGTTTAGGATAATATATGATCCTTTTTTACAGCTTGCCAGTGTGATTCCAACAGGTCATGCattaattttacttgttttatggATTGAAAAGGCAAGATCAAGTCTAGTGAAAGTTAAATATTACAAGCTTTCAATGATATAACTATAAAGATAATGATCTGGACACATAGCTCCTTCAATTGTACATAGTTGATAACTGGTAGACATAAAACTCGTGCATGACTTGGCTTTTGTCACATTAGTGCGTTCGAGAAAAACAATCATATACTTATATTGAGTTGGAAGATCCAACTCgtcaaaaaatattgtattgccTTTACATATCAAATTAACCTCTACCACATGTTAATCACTAGTTAATTTGATATAGGTTATTTTTCAGATAGTTTGAGCgagattattttttgataagGGAATGATTTGTCAAAAATTACATGATGAGAAATATAAATCCACATTGATAAGTCAAGACACTTGTATCCATGGTGATTAACATTGTAGCTAGTGAAAACATGTGACTTGCTTATGAAATCCAATTTCTGTTTGTTATATAGTCTAAGATTAGGCCAACATGCACATattaaaacacacaagaaaGAATAATTAAGGACTCGGTTATGATCATTTTCATAAGatgataaattattaagaataagTATTGAAagatgtttaattaaataagttgTGGTGTAAAAGGCGTCTTCCTAGAAAATTAGAGGTAAATTCAAATGTGATAACATGCAAAGCCCAATTTCAATAATTTGTCTATGTCTTCATCATTTGACCCAATTTGTTGGTGAGTATAAGGATATGATAGGCAATGTAAAATGTCATTTTGTTAAAAGTAATTATATAATCTATGATACTCACCACTCTAACTAGATTATATGGCCTTCATTTTATATTCAGAATTTTATTTTCGCATTACATTGAAATTGAAGGAAAACATGCTCACCATcatactttaatttaattagaaataaccataaaaattttgaataattatccAAAAAGCTAACATAATACCTAACACTTGTAATGAAGGCGATAGATGTTGTACCCATACATCTATGAAAACTAAGTCTAATAGAGCATCAtaaacataattggaattgccaAAAGACAAGGCATAACTCTTGGAAGATTAACAATCAGGGCATATAAAGCGCctctttattttatcaattaaaagcTTATTACAAAACATAACATGCGAACAACATAAAGAGCAGTACTTGTAATCCTTTGTTGACGAGATAAATAAAGGTTAAGAGTTATTCTTGTAAAGTTCGATgtgctttcttgtgtttgttcttTGTTTACGACGAGGCAACTGTGAGAATCTCTTTGGGTGAGTGAAACACATAGTCGTAGGAAACACGAGCGAAAAGGTGAGGCAAGGCTTAGTCTAGTTGGGACTAGACTGCCGCATTGGGTTGAATTTGGGTGTGAAAAACTTAACCCCGTGATGAtcaaagaaaatacaaacattTAAAAGGACTAGAGGATGAATGTTGGTGTTAGAAAATGGT
This region of Populus alba chromosome 3, ASM523922v2, whole genome shotgun sequence genomic DNA includes:
- the LOC118028457 gene encoding mitogen-activated protein kinase kinase kinase YODA isoform X1 is translated as MRSWWGKSSSKEEKKKANKESFIDTINRKLKITSKEKSNNRSGGSRRCCKDTLSERVSLSRVPSRSPSPSTHVSRCQSFSERPQAQPLPLPGVPHTKIRRSDSGIGASVKPGLDGRGKPLHLLPLPRPGHVLNRLDQADTAGDLATASVSSDSSIDSDDLSDSRVLSPLTSDYENGNRTAVNSPPSMMRQDQSPIINRKNSRETLKHANLPVNNQTLSTPPKRAIFSSQVQNLQIPHRVAFFSAPDSSMSSPSRSPMRAFGTEQVINNGFWAGKTYSDIGVLGSGQCSSPGSGYNSGQNSIGGDMSGQLLWPNSRCSPECSPLPSPRMTSPGPSSRIHSGAVTPLHPRAAGVTIESPTSRPDDGKQQSHRLPLPPITISNNHPFSPTYSASTSPSVPRSPSRMENPTSSGTRWQKGRMLGRGSFGDVYLGFNRSVQRERGEMCAMKEVALFSDDAKSKESAQQLGQEIVLLSRLHHPNIVQYYGSETVDDKLYIYLEYVSGGSIYKLLQEYGQFGQKAIRSYTQQILCGLAYLHAKKTVHRDIKGANILVDPTGRVKLADFGMAKHISGQSCPLSFRGSPYWMAPEVIKNSNGCNLAVDIWSLGCTVLEMATTKPPWSQYEGVCKIKVPAMFKIGNSKELPEIPDDLSDDGKDFVRQCLQRNPSHRPTAAQLLEHPFVNNVAPMERPFLSPELSEELPAIMNSGRSMGIGPARNVSGFDSEGISMHQSRATKIGSGISDAHTKNSSCPVSPIGSPHLFSRSPQNLSGRMSPSPISSPHTASGSSTPLTGGCGAIPFHHAKQRITYLQESKGMIPGSQSSFYPNNNNLYQEPKPDLFRGMSQASCVFREIISSENSNPGNQLGWPELYDGHPVLADRVSQQLLRDHMKLKPSLDLNPNLSIRGHTNGI